The DNA window ATAAAGCGGTGAGCATTGTCGGGCTGCAACCAGAAGAGGGAAGCAGTATTCCGGGGATTCGCCGCTGGCCAGCCGAATATATGCCGGGCATTTTTAACGCACAGCTGGTGGATGAAGTTCTGGATATTCATCAGCAGGATGCAGAAAACATCATGCGAATGCTGGCGGTACGGGAAGGTATTTTCTGCGGCGTCAGTTCAGGCGGTGCGGTGGCTGGCGCATTACGTATTGCTCGTGAAAACCCTGGCTCGGTAGTGGTGGCGATCGTCTGCGATCGGGGCGATCGCTACCTCTCTACCGGGGTCTTTGGCGAAGAGCACTTCGCCCAGGGCGCGGGGATTTAAACCTCGGGAGCGTCGAGCAGGTCGGTACCGTAGGAGTTATCTACGGTACATAGCCAGCGCTCACCCTGCTGGCGAAAGACATAGGTTGCGCGCCGCGTGACCTGTGTCGTGCCGCCTTCCGCCGTCGGGATATCCAGCCGGGTTTCCATAATCACCAGCGCATTGCCGCCGCCTTCAATAATCTCCATCTTCCCCTGCGTCACCACCAGCCGGTGCTGAAAATAATCGGCGATGGCGATAAACGCTTTGCGGATATTCTCTTTGCCCCTGACTACCATTCCCGGCTTAACCACCAGCGCGGCGTCTTCGGCGTAATACTCCATCAGGCTGGCGTAATCCTCCTGCGAGATGGCGCGATCGCAGGCTTCAATGGCGGCTTTTAACTGCGGGTTGGGATTATGCATCTCTGATGGCCCTTTTTGTGAGCTATTGATTTTCCGCCGTGACCGTTTTATCCGTCTCAGCGATCAGGGTGTGCAGGTACGGCTGCGCGTTTTCGTCGCTTTTTCCAGGGATCCTGACGATATAGGGCTTCCCAGTAATAGACGACGATGATGCTACCTTATCAATAAATTGCTCGGCGGTATTGATGCGATTTCGGGTATTGCCTAATTTTAGCCGCAGGTGTGAGACTGCTTCCTCGCAGGTATGGGCATCACCGTTGCGCACGAAGATCAGATCTTTCTTTTGCGCCAGGGCGTCGAGCATCGCGTTAATGCGCGCTTCTTGATAAGCGTTGAGTTTGGCAAAGGCGGGAAGTGTAAGAAATAATGCCATCACCGCGCAGAGAATATTCTTCATCTTGAGTCCCTTCCATAGTGGTTTGTTCGCGATAAAGTTTACTCTTTCCGCAGTGAGGGGATTTAGCTTTAAGAAAAACGATCGCTTTTGGTTAATTCATCGTCAGTTTGTCGAGAAACGTCCACAGTTTCTGATTCATCTCACGGTAGTCCCAGCCGCGCATTTCTTGTTCGCTGCGGATGAAACGTCTGCCTCTGGCGGCGCTGAGCTCTGGCTGCGAATGAGCAATCAGCAGTTCAATGACCTCAGCATCAAATTCCATATGGCATTGGAAACCATATACCCGGTCGCGATATTTCACTATCTGCCGCGGGCAGCCTTCGCTGGAGGCCATCACTTCCGCTTCCGGGGTCAGTCCCGGCATGTCATTATGCCAGTGGCCAACCACCAGTGAAGGGCCAAAGTGGGAGAGTTTGCTATCCTGCAGGCCCGCAGTGGTTAGCGTTAGCGGATAATGACCAATCTCTTTTTCCGGGCTTTGCATCACCGGCGCGCCCAGCGCTTCGCCAATCAGTTGCGAGCCGAGGCAAATGCCAATGACCGTTCGCCCGGCAGCAATCGCCTGGGCGATTAAGCGCTGCTCGGCGTGGGTATCAAAATAAGGGCATTCAGATAGCGTCGTGCGCGGCGATTGCGGGCCGCCCAGCACAACCAGCATATCAAAGTCATCCGCATTTTCTGGCAGTGCATCACCCGCGTAAACGCGTGACCAACTGGTAGCGTAACCGCGCGCCTGCGCCCAATGCAGATACGCTCCCGGCGCTTCAAAGACTTCATGGACAATAAAGTGGATCTGCATAGCGTTAACTCCTGTCAATGTTGTTGTAATACCTGGCATAAATCATCGGCGAGTTTATTGATTTCATCATCGTTCAGCGTGGCGAGCGAAAGGCGGAGTCCGTGCGACGGTGTGCCAACACCGAACGTTTCTCCTTCGCGAACCAGCCAACCCGCGTGCGCCAGACGTAGGGCAATCGGCTGGCTGGGTTTCTCCAGGGGAAGCCAAAAGTTAAGACCGTCTCCAGGCGTAAAATGGGTGAGTCCACGCTGAGAGAGCGCGGTGACCAGTTTTTCATGTTGTTGGCGATAGTGGCGTTGGCTCTGCGTTAAAGATGCCATAAAGTCGCTATCATTCAGGCAGGCCAGCACCAGATCCTGCAGCAGATGGCTGACCCATTGGCTACCGGAGTTCAGGCGCAGACGCAGCGCCGCCGATGTGTCTGGATCGCTGGCGACAATGGCCAGACGCATATCCGGTCCCAGCGTTTTTGACAGCGACCGTACTAGCGCCCAGCGCTGAGTTTCAGCGGCCAGCGGGGAGTACCATGGCGTAGCGGACAGCAGCGCAAAATGATCATCGACAATCACCAGAACCTGCGGGTAGCGGGCAAGTATTTCACGTATCGCCCGGGCGCGTGTTTCGCTGAGGCTACAGCCAGTGGGGTTGTGCGCGCGGGGGGTAATAATGACCGCGCGCGCGCCGTTGCGTAGCGCTTCTTCAAGCGCTGCGGGCTGCACCCCTTCACCATCCACCGGCACTGGCGAAGGGTTAAAACCGGCATAGCGCAG is part of the Klebsiella huaxiensis genome and encodes:
- a CDS encoding YfeK family protein, translated to MKNILCAVMALFLTLPAFAKLNAYQEARINAMLDALAQKKDLIFVRNGDAHTCEEAVSHLRLKLGNTRNRINTAEQFIDKVASSSSITGKPYIVRIPGKSDENAQPYLHTLIAETDKTVTAENQ
- a CDS encoding YybH family protein, with translation MHNPNPQLKAAIEACDRAISQEDYASLMEYYAEDAALVVKPGMVVRGKENIRKAFIAIADYFQHRLVVTQGKMEIIEGGGNALVIMETRLDIPTAEGGTTQVTRRATYVFRQQGERWLCTVDNSYGTDLLDAPEV
- the ptsJ gene encoding MocR-like B6 salvage transcription factor PtsJ, coding for MFVGKTASEIFDNVRHLVQSGVLKPGDVLPPVRELATNLSVNRNTVASAYKRLVTSGLAISQGRNGTVIKTYNTLPELEGGDPSSPLKDISSGNPDPNRLADIKRYFSAIAVTPRLYGDAAVEPQLAAWARTWVNKDLGIDAEINLASGAIDALERLLCALLLPGDSVAIEDPCFLSSINMLRYAGFNPSPVPVDGEGVQPAALEEALRNGARAVIITPRAHNPTGCSLSETRARAIREILARYPQVLVIVDDHFALLSATPWYSPLAAETQRWALVRSLSKTLGPDMRLAIVASDPDTSAALRLRLNSGSQWVSHLLQDLVLACLNDSDFMASLTQSQRHYRQQHEKLVTALSQRGLTHFTPGDGLNFWLPLEKPSQPIALRLAHAGWLVREGETFGVGTPSHGLRLSLATLNDDEINKLADDLCQVLQQH
- a CDS encoding type 1 glutamine amidotransferase; protein product: MQIHFIVHEVFEAPGAYLHWAQARGYATSWSRVYAGDALPENADDFDMLVVLGGPQSPRTTLSECPYFDTHAEQRLIAQAIAAGRTVIGICLGSQLIGEALGAPVMQSPEKEIGHYPLTLTTAGLQDSKLSHFGPSLVVGHWHNDMPGLTPEAEVMASSEGCPRQIVKYRDRVYGFQCHMEFDAEVIELLIAHSQPELSAARGRRFIRSEQEMRGWDYREMNQKLWTFLDKLTMN